In Prevotella sp. oral taxon 475, one DNA window encodes the following:
- a CDS encoding putative transporter, whose translation MDWLINLFSTDDSVAHIALLYAIVIAGGVLLGKVKIGGISLGVTFVLFVGILAGHIHFTAPTNILTFMQDFGLILFVFCIGLQVGPGFFESFRKGGIKLNLLSTSMILLNILVMFACYFIFFDTSNANNLPMMVGTLYGAITNTPGLGAANEALTSLSSSFPDGLPQIASGYACAYPLGVLGIIGATIAVRYICRVDLQEEEHQLAVEEEDNPHAKPYIMHLRVNNSYLAGRTLGQISEFLNRDMVCTRLLHEGKMTIPQTDTVFSLGDEVLVVCAEGDAEAVQAFIGEELKDEWTYEDEAQPMVSKRIIVTRPSINGKLLGEMHFSSVYGVNITRITRQGMEFFASRNHRFQIGDRVVVVGPEDRVNRVADLLGNSMKRLDAPNIATIFIGIILGILFGSIPVTIHGIPAALKLGIAGGPLVIAILIGRFGYRFKLVTYTTTSANLMLREIGLALFLASVGIKAGSGFWDTVVQGDGIKYVYTGFLITVIPILIIGTIARMVYKFNYFTIMGMLAGTCTDPPALAYANQICSREAPGIGYSTVYPLSMFLRIFTAQLIVLFFCG comes from the coding sequence ATGGACTGGTTAATCAATCTATTTAGCACAGACGATTCGGTGGCGCACATCGCACTGCTTTACGCCATCGTCATTGCCGGCGGTGTGTTGCTCGGCAAAGTCAAGATTGGTGGCATCTCGCTGGGTGTCACCTTCGTTTTGTTTGTCGGCATCCTGGCCGGCCACATCCACTTCACAGCCCCCACGAACATCCTCACCTTCATGCAGGATTTTGGGCTGATTCTCTTTGTATTCTGCATCGGCTTACAAGTGGGGCCGGGCTTCTTCGAAAGCTTCCGCAAGGGCGGCATCAAGCTCAATCTGCTCTCCACGTCGATGATTCTGCTCAACATCCTGGTGATGTTTGCCTGCTATTTCATCTTCTTCGACACGAGCAATGCCAACAACCTGCCGATGATGGTGGGCACGCTCTATGGGGCCATTACCAACACGCCCGGACTAGGTGCGGCCAACGAGGCCCTGACGAGTCTGTCGAGCTCCTTCCCCGACGGACTACCGCAGATTGCCTCGGGTTATGCCTGCGCCTATCCCTTAGGCGTACTGGGCATCATCGGAGCCACGATTGCCGTGCGATATATTTGCAGGGTGGATTTGCAGGAAGAAGAACATCAACTGGCCGTGGAAGAGGAAGACAATCCACACGCCAAGCCCTACATCATGCACCTACGAGTGAACAACTCGTATTTGGCCGGGCGAACACTGGGGCAGATTTCCGAGTTCCTCAACCGTGACATGGTTTGCACCCGACTGCTGCACGAGGGGAAGATGACCATTCCGCAGACCGACACCGTCTTCTCCCTGGGCGACGAAGTGCTCGTTGTCTGCGCCGAAGGCGACGCTGAAGCCGTACAGGCCTTTATCGGTGAGGAATTGAAAGACGAATGGACCTACGAAGACGAGGCCCAGCCGATGGTGTCGAAACGCATCATCGTGACGCGTCCCTCGATCAACGGTAAGCTGCTCGGCGAGATGCATTTCTCCAGCGTCTACGGCGTGAACATCACACGCATCACACGCCAGGGAATGGAATTCTTTGCCAGTAGAAACCACCGCTTCCAAATCGGCGACCGCGTGGTGGTCGTTGGACCCGAAGACCGCGTGAACCGCGTGGCCGACCTCCTGGGCAACTCCATGAAGCGACTCGATGCTCCCAACATCGCCACCATCTTCATCGGTATCATCCTCGGCATTCTTTTCGGTAGCATCCCCGTCACCATTCACGGCATCCCGGCGGCTCTGAAACTGGGTATCGCTGGTGGTCCGCTCGTCATCGCCATCCTCATCGGTAGGTTCGGCTATCGCTTCAAACTCGTCACCTACACCACGACCTCGGCCAATCTCATGCTGCGCGAAATCGGCTTGGCTCTCTTCCTGGCCAGCGTAGGTATCAAGGCCGGATCCGGATTCTGGGACACCGTCGTGCAGGGCGATGGCATCAAATACGTCTACACCGGTTTCCTCATCACCGTGATTCCCATTCTCATCATCGGTACGATCGCCCGCATGGTCTACAAGTTCAATTATTTCACCATCATGGGAATGCTTGCCGGAACCTGTACCGATCCTCCCGCCCTGGCCTATGCCAACCAGATCTGCTCGCGCGAGGCTCCCGGCATCGGCTATTCCACAGTCTATCCCCTAAGCATGTTCCTCCGCATCTTCACGGCACAGCTCATCGTCCTCTTCTTCTGCGGATAA
- a CDS encoding NADH-quinone oxidoreductase subunit N, which produces MNLDYSQFFHMMPEVTLMAMLVIVFIIDFATAHKAPIVITNEKTAPSPRPWFNPLVCAFMLIHILLNCCPTEPATAFGGMYATTPMTGVLKTILAFGTLIVFIQARTWLSRPDSTFKEGEFYMLIISTLLGMNMMVSADHFLLFFLGLEMASVPMACLVAFDKYRHHSAEAGAKFILTATFSSGVMLYGLTFVYADAGSLYFNEVAQNLSATPMTVMGMVFFFSGLGFKISLVPFHFWTADTYQGAPTTITGYLSVVSKGAAAFTLCTILMRVFGSLIDQWQYLLGIVIVLSITIANFFAIRQTELKRFMAFSSISQAGYIMLAVMGDSGMGVTALTYYILVYVVANMSVFTIISAIEERNNGVTDMDAYNGLYSTNPKLAFLMTLALFSLGGIPPFAGMFSKFFVFMAALEQGSAWAYAIVFIALINTVISLYYYLLIVKAMYINKSENPLPAFKSDCNTRLALAICTLGVALFGVCSYVYDWIFAAL; this is translated from the coding sequence ATGAATTTAGATTATAGTCAGTTTTTCCACATGATGCCCGAGGTTACCTTGATGGCCATGTTGGTGATTGTCTTTATCATTGATTTCGCCACAGCTCATAAGGCCCCCATCGTGATAACCAACGAAAAGACGGCACCTTCGCCACGTCCTTGGTTCAATCCTTTGGTGTGCGCATTCATGCTGATACATATTCTTCTGAACTGTTGTCCCACCGAACCGGCCACAGCCTTTGGCGGAATGTATGCCACCACGCCCATGACTGGCGTGTTGAAAACCATCCTTGCCTTCGGAACGCTCATCGTTTTCATACAGGCACGCACGTGGCTATCGCGTCCCGACAGCACTTTTAAGGAAGGCGAGTTCTATATGCTCATCATCTCCACACTGCTTGGAATGAACATGATGGTAAGTGCCGACCACTTCTTGCTCTTCTTCTTAGGGCTCGAAATGGCCTCTGTGCCCATGGCTTGCTTGGTGGCGTTCGACAAATATCGCCACCATTCGGCCGAAGCTGGTGCCAAGTTCATCCTCACCGCAACCTTCTCTAGCGGTGTGATGCTCTATGGTCTCACCTTTGTCTATGCCGATGCAGGTTCGCTTTACTTCAACGAAGTGGCTCAAAACCTATCTGCCACACCCATGACGGTTATGGGAATGGTGTTCTTCTTCAGCGGATTGGGCTTTAAGATTTCGCTTGTGCCCTTCCATTTCTGGACAGCCGACACCTATCAAGGTGCGCCAACAACCATCACAGGCTACCTCTCCGTCGTGTCCAAGGGTGCCGCAGCCTTCACGCTCTGCACCATCTTGATGCGCGTTTTCGGTTCGCTGATAGACCAATGGCAATATCTTCTCGGCATTGTCATTGTGTTGAGCATCACCATTGCCAACTTTTTCGCCATACGCCAAACCGAACTTAAACGTTTCATGGCGTTCAGTTCAATTTCGCAAGCAGGATATATCATGCTGGCAGTGATGGGCGACTCGGGCATGGGCGTAACCGCTCTCACCTATTATATATTGGTGTATGTGGTGGCCAACATGAGCGTGTTCACCATCATCAGTGCCATCGAAGAGCGCAACAACGGTGTAACCGATATGGATGCCTACAACGGACTTTATTCCACCAACCCCAAGTTGGCCTTCCTCATGACGCTAGCTCTCTTCTCGCTTGGTGGCATTCCGCCTTTCGCAGGTATGTTTAGCAAGTTCTTCGTCTTCATGGCCGCCTTAGAACAAGGCAGTGCTTGGGCTTACGCCATTGTGTTCATCGCCTTGATTAACACCGTTATCAGCCTTTACTATTACTTGCTCATCGTTAAGGCGATGTACATCAACAAGAGCGAAAACCCGTTGCCAGCCTTCAAAAGCGACTGCAACACGCGCTTGGCGTTGGCCATCTGCACCTTAGGCGTTGCACTCTTCGGTGTGTGCAGCTACGTGTACGATTGGATTTTTGCCGCCTTGTAA
- a CDS encoding NuoM family protein: protein MSILTLFVVIPVLMLLGLWLSRNLNQVRGVMVVGSSCLLALSVWLTIAFLQMRDAGNTDAMLFQYTVDWFKPLNIAYAVGVDGISVVMLLLSSIIVFTGTFASWQLKPLTKEYFLWFTLLSIGVYGFFISIDLFTMFMFYEVALIPMYLLIGVWGSGKKEYSAMKLTLMLMGGSALLIIGIIGIYFFSGATTMNILELQALHNIPESVQKVLFPFVFIGFGVLGALFPFHTWSPDGHASAPTAVSMLHAGVLMKLGGYGCFRIAIVLLPEAAHQLSWIFIILTTISVVYGAFSACVQTDLKYINAYSSVSHCGLVLFALLMMTQTSCTGAILQMLSHGLMTALFFALIGMIYGRTHTRDIRQLGGLMKIMPFLSVGYVIAGLANLGLPGFSGFVAEMTIFVGSFQNNDVFHRTATIIACTAIVITAVYILRVVGKILFGKVADPHYEQLTDATWDERFAVGCLIFCVAGLGLAPLWASNIISDTLGPIIDHINNVTAIASL from the coding sequence ATGAGTATACTAACATTATTCGTAGTTATCCCCGTGCTGATGTTGCTGGGCCTTTGGCTCTCTCGCAACCTCAATCAAGTGCGCGGTGTGATGGTTGTCGGCTCATCGTGCTTGCTGGCACTTTCGGTTTGGCTCACCATCGCTTTCCTTCAAATGCGCGATGCAGGCAACACCGATGCCATGCTGTTTCAATACACCGTGGATTGGTTCAAGCCCCTTAACATAGCCTACGCCGTGGGCGTCGACGGTATTTCGGTGGTGATGCTCCTCCTTTCGAGCATCATCGTATTCACCGGAACATTCGCCTCGTGGCAGCTAAAGCCACTAACCAAAGAGTATTTCTTATGGTTCACCCTGCTTAGCATTGGTGTTTATGGTTTCTTCATCTCGATAGACCTCTTCACCATGTTCATGTTTTACGAGGTGGCACTTATCCCCATGTACTTGCTTATTGGCGTTTGGGGTAGCGGAAAGAAAGAATATTCGGCCATGAAGCTAACCCTCATGCTTATGGGAGGTTCGGCTTTGCTCATCATCGGCATCATCGGCATCTATTTCTTCAGTGGTGCAACCACGATGAACATTCTCGAATTGCAAGCCCTACACAACATTCCCGAGAGCGTACAAAAGGTGCTTTTCCCCTTCGTATTCATCGGATTCGGTGTGCTTGGCGCGCTCTTCCCCTTCCACACATGGTCGCCCGACGGTCACGCATCGGCTCCTACGGCCGTGTCTATGCTTCATGCGGGCGTACTGATGAAGCTTGGAGGCTATGGATGTTTCCGCATTGCCATTGTGCTTTTGCCCGAAGCAGCTCATCAGTTATCGTGGATTTTCATCATCCTCACCACCATTTCGGTGGTATATGGTGCCTTCTCGGCCTGCGTACAAACCGACTTGAAGTACATTAATGCCTACTCTTCGGTGTCGCACTGTGGCTTGGTGCTCTTCGCTTTGCTCATGATGACGCAGACTTCGTGCACAGGAGCTATCTTGCAGATGCTCTCACACGGATTGATGACGGCCCTTTTCTTTGCCCTTATCGGTATGATCTATGGCCGTACACACACCCGCGACATCCGTCAGTTGGGCGGATTGATGAAGATTATGCCCTTCCTTAGTGTGGGTTATGTCATTGCTGGTTTGGCCAACTTAGGTTTGCCAGGCTTCTCGGGCTTCGTTGCCGAAATGACCATCTTTGTTGGTTCGTTCCAAAACAACGACGTATTCCACCGCACGGCCACCATCATCGCCTGTACGGCAATCGTTATCACGGCGGTCTACATCCTGCGTGTTGTGGGTAAGATACTCTTTGGCAAGGTTGCCGACCCCCATTACGAGCAACTCACCGATGCCACTTGGGACGAACGTTTCGCCGTTGGCTGCCTCATCTTCTGCGTTGCAGGCCTTGGCCTTGCACCGCTTTGGGCAAGCAACATCATCAGCGACACGCTGGGCCCGATTATCGACCATATCAACAACGTAACCGCAATAGCATCACTTTAA
- a CDS encoding NADH-quinone oxidoreductase subunit L has protein sequence MEYNFVFLILLLPALSFLVLGLLGMKMPHKVAGSIGTVVLGTIFCLSIYTAYEYFIGQGRGADGLYPHVTAFNFSWLKFSELLTFNLGFRLTPISVMMLVVITTVSLMVHIYSFGYMHGEKGFQRYYAFLSLFTMSMLGLVVATNIFQMYLFWELVGVSSYLLIGFYYPEGAAVAASKKAFIVTRFADLFFLIGILIYSFYVGTFNYDLNAMPSLHEQVAGAAVMMPIALFFMFIGGAGKSAMFPLHIWLPDAMEGPTPVSALIHAATMVVAGVFLVASLFPIFVQFAPEQLHWIAYIAAFTAFYAAAVACVQSDIKRVLAFSTISQIGFMLVALGVCLPDPATGAVAMTEEYADVQGLGYMAGMFHLFTHAMFKACLFLGAGCIIHAVHSNEKEYMGGLRKYMPITHWTFLISCLAIAGIPPFSGFFSKDEILVACYNFSPLMGAVMSGIAMMTAFYMFRLYYVIFWGKSYYETHINEGAHKPHEAPLTMTFPLIFLSIITVTCGFLPFGELVSANGIGFHTHINWAVAGTSVGLAVIAIVAATLMYKKAETPFADKLAKTFPTLHRAAYKRFYMDEIWQYVTHRIIFRLISKPIAWFDRHVIDGTFDFLAWSSNEAGESIRPWQSGDVRHYAIWFLSGAVALTLVLLYML, from the coding sequence ATGGAATACAATTTTGTATTTTTGATACTTCTTCTGCCTGCGCTATCGTTCCTCGTGCTAGGACTATTAGGCATGAAGATGCCGCACAAGGTGGCAGGTTCCATCGGAACGGTGGTTCTGGGCACAATCTTTTGCCTTTCCATCTATACGGCATACGAATACTTCATCGGACAAGGCCGTGGAGCCGACGGACTTTACCCTCACGTTACGGCGTTTAACTTCTCATGGTTGAAGTTTTCCGAACTGCTGACGTTCAACTTGGGCTTCCGCCTCACCCCCATCTCGGTGATGATGCTGGTGGTTATCACCACCGTGAGCCTCATGGTACACATCTATTCGTTCGGTTACATGCACGGCGAAAAGGGTTTTCAACGTTATTACGCCTTCCTTTCGCTCTTCACCATGTCGATGTTAGGCCTGGTTGTGGCCACGAACATTTTCCAGATGTACCTATTTTGGGAGCTTGTGGGCGTATCGTCCTATCTTCTTATCGGATTCTACTATCCCGAAGGGGCTGCCGTTGCCGCATCGAAGAAGGCGTTCATCGTAACCCGATTTGCCGACTTATTCTTCCTTATCGGCATTTTGATTTACAGCTTCTACGTCGGAACGTTCAACTACGACCTCAATGCCATGCCTTCGCTCCACGAGCAAGTGGCTGGTGCAGCTGTAATGATGCCCATCGCCCTGTTCTTCATGTTCATCGGCGGTGCTGGTAAGAGTGCCATGTTCCCCTTGCACATTTGGTTGCCCGACGCAATGGAAGGTCCTACGCCCGTATCGGCACTTATCCACGCAGCCACGATGGTTGTTGCTGGTGTGTTCCTTGTGGCTAGCCTGTTCCCCATCTTCGTTCAGTTCGCTCCCGAACAATTGCATTGGATTGCCTACATCGCAGCCTTCACGGCCTTCTATGCCGCTGCTGTGGCTTGCGTACAAAGTGACATCAAGCGTGTTTTGGCCTTCTCTACCATCTCGCAGATAGGTTTCATGCTCGTGGCACTTGGCGTTTGCCTGCCCGATCCTGCAACAGGCGCCGTGGCAATGACCGAAGAATATGCCGATGTACAAGGTCTGGGCTACATGGCTGGTATGTTCCACCTCTTCACACACGCTATGTTCAAGGCTTGCCTCTTCCTAGGCGCAGGCTGTATCATACATGCTGTGCACTCGAACGAGAAAGAATACATGGGTGGACTACGCAAATACATGCCCATCACTCACTGGACGTTCCTCATTTCATGCCTCGCCATCGCTGGCATACCACCTTTCTCAGGCTTCTTCTCAAAAGACGAGATCCTTGTGGCTTGCTACAACTTCAGTCCGCTTATGGGCGCAGTGATGAGCGGCATCGCCATGATGACGGCCTTCTATATGTTCCGACTCTATTACGTGATATTCTGGGGCAAGAGCTACTACGAAACGCACATCAACGAAGGAGCGCACAAGCCACACGAGGCACCGCTCACGATGACTTTCCCCTTGATATTCCTGTCTATAATCACGGTAACTTGCGGTTTCTTGCCTTTCGGCGAACTCGTTTCAGCCAACGGCATAGGATTCCATACCCACATCAATTGGGCCGTTGCAGGCACTAGCGTGGGCTTGGCCGTTATCGCAATCGTGGCGGCAACGCTGATGTACAAGAAGGCCGAAACGCCTTTTGCCGACAAGTTGGCCAAGACGTTCCCCACACTTCATCGTGCAGCTTACAAGCGTTTCTATATGGACGAGATTTGGCAATACGTTACCCATCGCATCATCTTCCGTCTTATATCCAAGCCCATCGCATGGTTCGACCGCCATGTTATCGACGGTACGTTCGACTTCTTGGCTTGGAGTTCCAACGAAGCAGGCGAAAGCATACGCCCTTGGCAAAGCGGCGACGTGCGTCATTACGCCATTTGGTTCCTCTCCGGAGCCGTTGCCCTTACCTTGGTTTTGCTATATATGTTGTAA
- the nuoK gene encoding NADH-quinone oxidoreductase subunit NuoK has translation MIPVELLLGLSTLLFFIGFFGFVTRRNLIAMLISIELVLNSVDINFAVFNRILYPGELEGFFFSLFSIGINAAETAVAIAIILNVYRRFHSDQVNSIENMKL, from the coding sequence ATGATACCCGTAGAATTGTTATTGGGACTGAGCACTTTGCTCTTCTTCATTGGCTTTTTCGGATTTGTAACGCGGCGTAACCTCATCGCGATGCTCATCTCCATCGAGCTGGTGCTCAACTCGGTTGACATCAACTTTGCCGTATTCAACCGCATACTTTACCCTGGCGAACTCGAAGGTTTCTTCTTTTCCTTGTTCTCCATCGGCATCAACGCCGCCGAAACGGCAGTGGCCATCGCTATCATCCTTAACGTTTACCGCAGGTTCCACAGTGATCAGGTGAACAGTATTGAAAACATGAAACTATAA
- a CDS encoding NADH-quinone oxidoreductase subunit J has product MANIIMFCILAVVIIGSAIVCVFTKRIMRAATFLLFVLFGVAGVYFLLDYTFLGTAQIAIYAGGLTMLYIFAIQLVSKRTLQGLQERQRGKTVVAGALVALIGLVTVALVLLKNQFIDMSASMVDAEVPMSVIGEKLVGAGKYQYVLPFEFISVFLLACIIGGIMIARKEDKK; this is encoded by the coding sequence ATGGCAAATATCATCATGTTTTGCATCTTGGCCGTGGTAATTATCGGCTCGGCCATCGTATGCGTATTCACAAAGAGAATTATGCGGGCGGCTACTTTCCTGCTGTTCGTGCTCTTTGGCGTCGCAGGTGTTTACTTCCTGTTAGACTATACCTTCTTAGGCACGGCACAAATTGCCATCTACGCCGGCGGATTGACGATGCTTTACATCTTCGCCATCCAGCTAGTGTCCAAGCGCACCTTGCAAGGCTTGCAAGAAAGACAACGCGGAAAGACCGTTGTTGCTGGTGCATTGGTAGCCCTTATCGGACTGGTTACCGTGGCATTGGTGTTGCTTAAGAACCAATTTATAGACATGTCGGCCAGCATGGTCGATGCCGAAGTGCCCATGTCGGTTATCGGAGAGAAGCTCGTCGGTGCAGGCAAGTATCAGTACGTGCTGCCTTTCGAGTTCATTTCCGTATTTCTCTTGGCATGTATCATCGGCGGAATAATGATTGCAAGAAAGGAGGATAAGAAATGA
- a CDS encoding NADH-quinone oxidoreductase subunit I — translation MEDNKKSYFGGIRDGIKSLATGLRVTLREYFTPKVTEQYPENRKTTLHVAKRSRGRLVMKRDENDVVKCVACLMCEKACPNGTIRIVSEMVTNEEGKKKRQLVKYDYDLGDCMFCELCTNACNFDAIEFTNDFENSVFNRDKLVIELDKEHYQSSLPNIIDGGAESEIGTFNTKTK, via the coding sequence ATGGAAGATAACAAGAAATCATATTTTGGCGGTATACGAGATGGCATCAAGTCGCTCGCCACTGGCCTACGTGTCACGCTGCGCGAGTACTTTACGCCGAAGGTAACCGAACAATACCCCGAAAACAGAAAGACCACTTTGCACGTGGCAAAGCGTTCGCGCGGAAGGCTCGTTATGAAGCGCGACGAGAACGATGTGGTGAAATGTGTGGCCTGCCTGATGTGCGAAAAAGCATGTCCCAATGGAACCATTCGCATCGTTTCTGAAATGGTGACCAACGAGGAGGGCAAGAAGAAACGCCAATTGGTGAAGTACGACTACGACTTGGGCGACTGCATGTTCTGCGAACTGTGCACAAACGCCTGCAACTTCGACGCCATCGAGTTCACCAACGACTTCGAGAACTCCGTATTCAACCGCGACAAGCTTGTCATCGAGCTAGACAAGGAACACTACCAAAGCTCCTTGCCCAACATCATTGACGGCGGTGCGGAAAGTGAAATCGGAACTTTCAACACTAAAACAAAATAA
- the nuoH gene encoding NADH-quinone oxidoreductase subunit NuoH — protein MFDFSIVTTWFDSLLRDTCGLSSFWAILIECVLVGVFILAAYAILAILLIFMERKVCAAFQCRLGPMRVGPWGIFQVIADVLKMLIKEIFAVDKADKLLYSIAPILVLIGSVGAFSFMPWNKGATILDFNVGIFLMTAISSIGVIGIFIAGWSSNNKYSVISAMRGAVQMISYEMSLGLCLITAVILTGTMQVSGIVEAQSGPFGWLVFQGHIPAIIAFLVFLITGNAEANRGPFDLAEAESELTAGYHTEYSGMGFGFFYLAEYLNLFIVAGVASMVFLGGWMPIHIGVEAFDKVMDYIPGIVWFLGKAFALVWVLMWIRWTFPRLRIDQILKLEWKYLMPLSLLNLVIMTIVVAFGWYIK, from the coding sequence ATGTTTGACTTTTCAATCGTTACGACGTGGTTTGACAGTCTGCTGCGAGATACTTGCGGACTGAGCAGCTTTTGGGCCATACTCATCGAATGTGTGCTCGTGGGTGTATTCATACTGGCTGCCTACGCCATATTAGCTATCCTACTTATCTTCATGGAACGCAAGGTGTGTGCGGCTTTCCAATGCCGTCTAGGCCCGATGCGTGTTGGTCCGTGGGGTATTTTCCAAGTTATCGCCGACGTTTTGAAGATGCTTATCAAAGAAATCTTCGCTGTCGACAAGGCCGACAAGCTGCTCTACTCCATCGCTCCCATTCTGGTGCTGATTGGTTCGGTAGGTGCTTTCTCGTTCATGCCGTGGAACAAAGGCGCAACAATCTTGGATTTCAACGTCGGCATCTTCCTGATGACGGCCATTTCGAGTATCGGCGTTATTGGAATCTTCATCGCCGGATGGAGTTCGAACAACAAATACAGCGTTATTTCGGCCATGCGTGGTGCGGTGCAGATGATTTCTTACGAGATGTCGTTGGGCCTTTGCCTCATCACGGCCGTGATTCTCACGGGTACGATGCAGGTTAGCGGTATCGTGGAAGCACAAAGCGGCCCCTTCGGCTGGCTTGTTTTCCAAGGTCATATCCCTGCCATCATCGCCTTTTTGGTATTCCTTATCACCGGAAATGCAGAAGCAAACCGTGGCCCATTCGACTTGGCTGAAGCCGAAAGCGAACTTACCGCAGGTTATCACACCGAATATTCGGGTATGGGTTTCGGTTTCTTCTACTTGGCCGAGTATCTAAACCTCTTCATTGTAGCAGGTGTTGCCTCGATGGTTTTCCTTGGAGGATGGATGCCGATACACATCGGTGTTGAAGCTTTTGATAAGGTGATGGACTATATTCCAGGCATCGTTTGGTTCTTAGGCAAGGCATTCGCCCTTGTTTGGGTGCTCATGTGGATACGTTGGACGTTCCCCCGCCTTCGCATCGACCAGATATTGAAGTTGGAATGGAAATACCTGATGCCCCTGTCCTTGCTCAACCTCGTGATCATGACAATTGTCGTGGCCTTTGGTTGGTACATTAAATAA
- a CDS encoding NADH-quinone oxidoreductase subunit D — translation MKLNNIEFNANDFANEMAKLRNEKHFDFLVTIVGEDFGEEGFGCIYILENTQTYERISVKVVAADRENPFLPSVTGLWKAADLLEREVYDFFGIKFIGHPDMRRLYLRSDFTGYPLRKDYDMDPEKNRPNMYDDPEPDYTLQYSLDKDGNLVETRHKLFGEDDYVVNIGPQHPATHGVLRLQTILDGEVIRKIYPHLGYIHRGVEKISESYVYPQTLAFADRLDYLSATMNRHALVGVIEEAMGVELTDRIKYIRTIMDELQRLNSHLLFYSCCAQDVGALTAFIYGMRDREQVINVMEETTGGRLIMNYYRIGGCQADIDPNFVQNVKKLCAYMKPMFKEYQDVFTGNVIMENRFKGVGMLSREDAISYGCTGGTGRATGWQNDVRKHHSYGVYDKVDFKEITYNNGDSYDRYMVRMKEMEQSVHILETLIDNIPEGDFYIKQKPIIKVPEGQWYFSCEGSRGEIGVFLDSKGDKSPYRLKFRPMGLPLVSALDTMLRGEKIADLIAVGASLDYVIPDIDR, via the coding sequence ATGAAACTAAATAACATTGAATTCAACGCGAACGATTTTGCCAACGAGATGGCAAAATTAAGAAATGAAAAACATTTCGACTTCCTCGTCACCATCGTTGGTGAAGATTTTGGAGAGGAAGGTTTCGGGTGTATCTATATTCTGGAGAACACTCAAACCTACGAACGCATCTCGGTTAAAGTCGTTGCCGCCGACCGCGAGAACCCCTTCTTGCCCTCGGTGACTGGCCTTTGGAAGGCCGCCGACCTGCTGGAGCGCGAGGTTTACGACTTCTTCGGCATCAAGTTCATCGGACATCCCGACATGCGAAGGCTCTATCTGCGTAGCGATTTCACGGGCTACCCCCTGCGAAAAGACTACGACATGGACCCCGAGAAGAACAGGCCAAACATGTACGACGACCCCGAGCCCGACTATACCTTGCAATATAGCCTAGATAAAGACGGGAATTTGGTGGAAACTCGCCATAAGCTGTTTGGAGAAGACGACTACGTGGTGAACATCGGACCGCAGCACCCGGCCACACACGGCGTGTTGCGCCTGCAAACGATACTAGACGGCGAGGTGATTAGGAAGATTTACCCACACTTGGGCTACATTCATCGTGGCGTGGAGAAGATTTCGGAAAGCTATGTCTATCCTCAGACACTGGCATTTGCCGATCGTCTAGACTATCTTAGCGCAACCATGAACCGCCATGCATTGGTGGGCGTGATTGAAGAGGCTATGGGCGTGGAGCTTACCGACCGCATTAAATATATCCGTACCATCATGGACGAGCTGCAACGCCTTAACTCGCACCTGCTGTTTTACAGCTGCTGTGCGCAAGACGTTGGCGCATTGACAGCATTTATCTATGGCATGCGCGACCGCGAGCAGGTTATCAACGTGATGGAAGAAACCACTGGTGGCCGACTCATCATGAACTATTACCGCATTGGTGGTTGTCAAGCCGACATCGACCCCAACTTTGTGCAGAACGTAAAGAAACTTTGCGCCTACATGAAGCCGATGTTCAAAGAATATCAAGATGTATTCACTGGCAATGTTATCATGGAAAACCGTTTCAAAGGCGTGGGAATGCTATCTCGTGAGGATGCTATCAGCTACGGTTGTACGGGCGGAACGGGTCGTGCAACAGGTTGGCAGAACGACGTTCGCAAACACCACAGCTACGGCGTGTATGATAAGGTAGACTTTAAAGAGATTACCTACAACAACGGAGACAGCTACGACCGCTATATGGTGCGCATGAAGGAGATGGAACAGAGCGTTCACATCTTGGAAACGCTTATCGACAACATTCCCGAAGGCGACTTCTACATCAAGCAAAAGCCCATCATCAAGGTGCCCGAAGGCCAATGGTACTTCTCGTGTGAAGGCTCGCGCGGTGAGATTGGCGTGTTCCTCGACAGCAAAGGCGACAAGAGCCCCTATCGTTTGAAGTTCCGCCCGATGGGTCTTCCTTTGGTTTCGGCCTTAGACACCATGCTACGTGGCGAGAAGATAGCCGACCTTATCGCCGTCGGCGCATCGTTAGATTATGTTATACCCGATATTGACAGATAA